ACTTGAAGCGCTAGAAACTCGTCTCAACATCAATATAGAGATGGATGAGAGTGATCGTAAGGTTGTTGAGCAATATTTCAAGTATTTCACTCACAGAGGTCGCAAGACATTCCAGCGTTATCTCTCTCGTTGTGGCGGTTTGCTTCCGCATGCTACTGAGATATTTAAGCAAAAAGGCCTGCCAGAGGAAATCGTATATCTGGCATTTGTTGAAAGTGGATTTAATGCGAAGGCATACTCTCGTGCAGGAGCTGCAGGTGTATGGCAGTTTATGCCGTACACTGGTAGAAAATACGGTTTGAAACAGGACTGGTGGATTGATGAACGTCGAGATCCTTATAAGTCCGCAGAATCTGCCGCAACCTACCTTTTGAAGCTGTATGACGACTTCGGGGATTGGTACCTTGCCATTGCTGCATACAATGCAGGTGAGGGCAAAATTGGTCGTGCCATGAAGAAAACCGGTGCCGAAAGCTTCTTTGAACTCACACAGAAAAACCACAAACTGAGCCGACGCGCACGACTTCGTAAAGAAACAAAACACTATGTTCCTAAGTTTCTTGCTATCGTAAAGATCATGCGTAACCTTGAAAAACTTGGCTTTGATCCTATTGATACAGAGTCATGCGAGCCGGTTAAGGCTATTCAGGTAAAAGGTGGTACAGATCTACTTGCATTGGCCAATGATCTTAAGATCAAGTGGAAAACATTTTACAATATGAACCCTGCGTTTCGTCGTCAGGTAACTCCTCCTGATTACGAAACAACTGTTTATGTTCCTGCTTCAAAGGCTTCAAAGGCGATGGCTTTCCTTAAAAGCGATAAGTCTCGACCTTACGCTGGATGGATTGCATATAAGGTGCGTAGCGGGGATTCGTGGTACCGTATCGGCCGTAAGCATGGTGTTCCGGTCGCTGTCCTTAAAAAGATTAATAATCGTCGAAGTAACCTGCTTAAGCCTGGTCAGCGGTTAATGATTCCTGGCAGCAACTCCACACAGGTTGCGTGGCGTAGCCCCCGTGCTAAGACTCGTGCAATTGCACAGAAACGCGGGAAATACATAGTTAAGAAGGGAGACACCCTTTACGATATCTCTCGTGCAACAGGTGTAAGCGTAAAGACATTGTTGTCTGCAAACGGGTTGCGCTCCGCTAAGCAGCTTCGTGCTGGTAGCAAATTGTATATTCCAAATAAGTCTAAAAAAACTACCATTGCCCAGAAGACTTCAAAGAAAAAAGGCACAAAGACTGTTGCATATCAGGTTCGCAGAGGTGAATCTGTATGGACAATCGCTAAAAAGTTCGGCGTATCATATAAAGATGTTCTGCGTTGGAATCAGCTGAGCAAGCGCTCTGTTTTGCGTCCTGGTGATAACCTGAAAATTTACACGAACTAATAATAAGTTATTCCTTTGTATTTAAAGCCCTCGCTTTCCGCGGGGGCTTTTTTTGATTGATAATAGTAAAACTTTTCATTCATGGCATCAGACGCCAATGCTACTGTTTGTGTATTAATTGAAAACCTAGCAGGAGTAGCGAGATGCATTCAACGCCACACACAGCTTTTTATAATGATTTATTGTCCATAATTCCGAAAAAAAGAATTTATAAAGATCCGTTACAGGTACTTGCATATGGAACAGATGCCAGCTTCTATCGTCTGATTCCTAAGATGGTAGTAGATGCAGAGAATGAGGAGGAAGTGCTGCAGCTACTACGATTCGCCGATAAGCATAGGGTTCCGGTAACGTTCCGTGCAGCGGGAACAAGTTTGTCCGGTCAGGGAATATCCGACTCTGTACTCGTGCGTATTGGTGATTCTTGGCGCAATTATCGAATAGCGGAAAATGCTACACGTTTTGTTGTGCAGCCGGGACTTATAGGTGGTCATGCCAACAGGGCACTTTTACCGTTTGGTAGAAAAATAGGTCCTGATCCGGCTTCGATTGATAGCGCAAAGATTGGCGGTATTGTTGCTAACAACGCATCAGGCATGTGTTGTGGCGTTGCGGAAAATAGTTATAAGACACTGCATAGTATGCGTCTTGCACTGTATGACGGCACACTGCTGGATACAGCGTGTGAAGAGAGCAAACAGGCTTTTGAAGAAAAACATTCGGAAGTGGTGAAAGGTCTTTTAGGTATTCGTGAACGTGTCATGGAAGATAAGGAACTGGCCGACCTGATTGCAAAGAAGTTTAAAATTAAGAACACAACAGGATACAGCCTGAATGCCATCGTGGATTTTGATGACCCATTTGAAATTTTACAACATCTCATGGTGGGTTCAGAAGGAACGCTCGGATTTATATCAGAGGTAACCTATCGAACGGTTATTGAACCTAAATACAAAGCGACAGCGCTTGCTATGTTCCCAAGTTTGAAAGACGCTTGTTTGGCAACCATGGAGCTGAAAAAACAGCCTGTGTCTGCCGTAGAGCTTATGGATGAGCGTTCATTACGTTCTGTAAGTGACAAACCGGGAATGCCGGATTCAATTAAAGGTATTGCACCGGGTACTACTTCTCTTTTAATTGAAACGGCCTCAAATGACCCGTTTGAAATTGAACAGAAGGTTGAGGCAATCATTGCTTCTATTGATCATATCAACAAGATTGAGCCTGTAGAATTTTGTCACGATCCTGTTCAATGTGCTCGATTCTGGGCTGTACGTAAGGGGCTGTTCCCGGCCGTTGGAGCTGTACGTGATGTTGGAACAACGGTTATTATCGAAGACGTTGCTTTCCCAGCGGAAAGTTTTGCAGAAGGTGTAGCTCGACTGGATGAGTTGCTTAAAAAGTATAAATACGATTTGGCCATTATGTTTGGTCATGCCCTTGAAGGAAACTTGCATTTTGTCTTCACGCAGGACTTCGGCATTGATTCAGAGATTGAGCGCTATCAGGCTTTCATGGACGAAGTTTGCATAATGGTAGCGACCGAGTATAAAGGGTCACTTAAAGCTGAGCATGGCACAGGGCGCAACATGGCGCCGTTTGTTGAATTGGAGTGGGGTAAAAAAGCACATGATCTCATGCGTGAGATCAAAAAATTACTCGATCCGTATAATCTGTTGAACCCTGGTGTTATCATCAACGACGACCCTCGTGCACACCTGACAGCACTTAAACCGTTGCCAGCCGCACATGATATTGTAGATAAGTGCATTGAGTGCGGGTTCTGTGAGCCTGTTTGTCCTTCAGCAAACGTGACATTCACTCCGCGTCAGCGAATTACAAGCTTACGTGAGCTCTATCGGCTTAAAGATTCGTCTATTGATCAGAAAGAATTAAAGAAAATGTGGGCAGAGTATAATTACCTTGGCATTGAAACTTGTGCAACTGACGGGTTATGTCATACCCGTTGTCCTGTGGATATCAACACCGGCTCTATGATTAAGGAGTTACGCGCACAGCATGCCTCATCTTTTGCAAACTCTATAGCAGATTGGGTAGGACGAAATTTCAGTACGGTAGCTAAAGGTGTCCAAATTGCGCTTAAAGGAGCAAACCTTGCCCATCGCTTGTTTGGTACCCGCGTAATGGATTCTGGAGCAAACGTACTTCGTGTTGTCTCTCTGAAAAAGATTCCGCTCTGGAACAAAGAAATGCCGACAAGTGCCGGTCCGATTAAGCCTGTACCGATTAATGAAGGTAATCCGGATAAGATCGTTTATTTCCCAAGCTGCATAAGTAGAACAATGGGACCTTCTAAAGACGACTCTGAATCAACAGATATTTCGCAGAAGACAATTCAGCTCCTGCTCAAAGCAGGATACGAGGTTCTTTTCCCGTCTAATATGCAAAACCTGTGTTGTGGACAGGCCTTTGCTTCTAAAGGGTATACTGCCCAGGGTGAAACTAAGTCCAAAGAGCTTTCCGATGCGTTGCTGACTATCTCAGAAAACGGCAAATACCCAGTTCTCTGCGACACAAGTCCATGTTTGCACCGCATGCTCGATTACATGGATAAGCGCCTTACTTTGTATGATCCAATTCGTTTCTGCTTGGAATGTCTACCGGAGAGACTGGATTTCGTAAAAGTTCCTCGCAAGATCGCTATTCATCCGACATGTACTGTGCGGGAAATGAATCTTGTTGAACCGCTCGTAGAGCTCGCAAACATGTGTGCTGAAAAAGTAGTACTTCCGGACGATGTTTACTGTTGTGGCTTTGCCGGTGACAGAGGCTTCTCGTTCCCTGAGCTGAATAAAGCAGCCCTTGCTGATCTTCCAAAGCAAGTGCAGGACTGTGAAGAAGCGTATTCAACGAGTCGGACATGTGAAGTAGGGCTTAGCCTCCATTCTGGTCTCAAGTACCGGAACATAATGTATTTGGTTGATGACGCGACTGTTGTGAAGAAAGGGTAAGTCGAGATTTTTTGGCCTGCGGCGCTTGAGTTTTTGTGCCTCCGGCGGGTCTTCGACGGGGAAGGCTCCGCCTTCCATCCGCAAGGGGGATTACCCCTTAACCCGTCTAATGAAAAACGCCGGTATGTTGAGATCATTACGGCTTAATATCGAAAAGAAAACGGATGACACAAATAGTGTCATCCGTTTTTTGTTTTTGCGTACCTGTTATTTGCTTACAGGCGAAGTCAATCATCATAAAGTAGTGGTGATTAAGCCGCGAGAAAATATAGTCACGGACTAGTTTCGCAATTAAAAGTTTTAGGAAAGGGGTCTGGGGGATGACCCTTTTTTAAAAGGGTTTCCCCCAGCTGTCGGAGACAAAATAATACGATTGTATTAAATCCAGTCATCATCCGCTTCGATAGGCGCGAAACCACGACGCATGGTGTTTTCTGTTACTACACGCGGATCGAGGAATTGAATCAGGTAATCTGGACCGCCGGTTTTGGAGCCTACGCCGGACATCTTGAATCCGCCGAATGGCTGACGCTCTACGAGCGCACCTGTGTTGTTACGGTTGAGGTAGAGGTTACCAACGCGGAATTCTTTGCGAGCTTGCT
The DNA window shown above is from Halodesulfovibrio marinisediminis DSM 17456 and carries:
- a CDS encoding LysM peptidoglycan-binding domain-containing protein, which codes for MQKKSDIHKMTFRQILLLCLACMLLAACTPKSSKSTATLPVTPAPNEAAVISELIELEVTGEPADEVVDVQVPPADDAEPLSSEELEALETRLNINIEMDESDRKVVEQYFKYFTHRGRKTFQRYLSRCGGLLPHATEIFKQKGLPEEIVYLAFVESGFNAKAYSRAGAAGVWQFMPYTGRKYGLKQDWWIDERRDPYKSAESAATYLLKLYDDFGDWYLAIAAYNAGEGKIGRAMKKTGAESFFELTQKNHKLSRRARLRKETKHYVPKFLAIVKIMRNLEKLGFDPIDTESCEPVKAIQVKGGTDLLALANDLKIKWKTFYNMNPAFRRQVTPPDYETTVYVPASKASKAMAFLKSDKSRPYAGWIAYKVRSGDSWYRIGRKHGVPVAVLKKINNRRSNLLKPGQRLMIPGSNSTQVAWRSPRAKTRAIAQKRGKYIVKKGDTLYDISRATGVSVKTLLSANGLRSAKQLRAGSKLYIPNKSKKTTIAQKTSKKKGTKTVAYQVRRGESVWTIAKKFGVSYKDVLRWNQLSKRSVLRPGDNLKIYTN
- a CDS encoding FAD-binding and (Fe-S)-binding domain-containing protein, translated to MHSTPHTAFYNDLLSIIPKKRIYKDPLQVLAYGTDASFYRLIPKMVVDAENEEEVLQLLRFADKHRVPVTFRAAGTSLSGQGISDSVLVRIGDSWRNYRIAENATRFVVQPGLIGGHANRALLPFGRKIGPDPASIDSAKIGGIVANNASGMCCGVAENSYKTLHSMRLALYDGTLLDTACEESKQAFEEKHSEVVKGLLGIRERVMEDKELADLIAKKFKIKNTTGYSLNAIVDFDDPFEILQHLMVGSEGTLGFISEVTYRTVIEPKYKATALAMFPSLKDACLATMELKKQPVSAVELMDERSLRSVSDKPGMPDSIKGIAPGTTSLLIETASNDPFEIEQKVEAIIASIDHINKIEPVEFCHDPVQCARFWAVRKGLFPAVGAVRDVGTTVIIEDVAFPAESFAEGVARLDELLKKYKYDLAIMFGHALEGNLHFVFTQDFGIDSEIERYQAFMDEVCIMVATEYKGSLKAEHGTGRNMAPFVELEWGKKAHDLMREIKKLLDPYNLLNPGVIINDDPRAHLTALKPLPAAHDIVDKCIECGFCEPVCPSANVTFTPRQRITSLRELYRLKDSSIDQKELKKMWAEYNYLGIETCATDGLCHTRCPVDINTGSMIKELRAQHASSFANSIADWVGRNFSTVAKGVQIALKGANLAHRLFGTRVMDSGANVLRVVSLKKIPLWNKEMPTSAGPIKPVPINEGNPDKIVYFPSCISRTMGPSKDDSESTDISQKTIQLLLKAGYEVLFPSNMQNLCCGQAFASKGYTAQGETKSKELSDALLTISENGKYPVLCDTSPCLHRMLDYMDKRLTLYDPIRFCLECLPERLDFVKVPRKIAIHPTCTVREMNLVEPLVELANMCAEKVVLPDDVYCCGFAGDRGFSFPELNKAALADLPKQVQDCEEAYSTSRTCEVGLSLHSGLKYRNIMYLVDDATVVKKG